From the Nodularia sp. NIES-3585 genome, one window contains:
- a CDS encoding sialate O-acetylesterase, which translates to MSKFALTNGDYANLITVANHAIEERLPLADSLYADVVVSVDLDENLIEKSGVETDMNDIGFDVFIIAGQSNAVGRGKPIDNILDTSSNRVFQMPSQGPDKDMVIAAIDPLVHNGKIHPGTVGFGLTFAKLYADTIPNNRQVLLVPVANGGTGFVDNQWNPGNPSFNLAVQQSNLALTYPNSKLMGILWLQGETDYKQINQYQSRLDAGLTALRNQIKEATNTPIILGMITDSSPAYTSINNIIVDTPNRLLNCAIVTNEGLSANSVNDAIHYNAVSQRILGGRYFSKYLQLTKGLCPR; encoded by the coding sequence ATGTCAAAATTTGCATTAACTAATGGTGACTACGCTAACCTTATAACTGTCGCTAATCATGCTATTGAAGAAAGATTACCCTTAGCTGATAGTCTCTATGCTGATGTTGTAGTTTCCGTTGATTTAGACGAAAATTTAATAGAAAAGTCAGGGGTAGAAACAGATATGAATGATATAGGGTTCGATGTTTTTATCATTGCAGGGCAGTCTAACGCAGTTGGACGGGGGAAGCCTATTGATAATATCTTGGATACTTCTAGCAATAGGGTATTTCAAATGCCCTCACAGGGACCAGACAAGGATATGGTTATCGCAGCTATAGACCCACTTGTGCATAATGGCAAGATTCATCCTGGAACTGTAGGTTTTGGTCTAACTTTTGCTAAGTTGTATGCTGATACAATTCCGAATAATAGACAAGTCTTATTAGTTCCAGTCGCAAATGGAGGGACTGGATTTGTCGATAATCAATGGAATCCTGGCAACCCTTCTTTTAATTTAGCAGTCCAACAGTCAAATCTAGCATTAACATATCCCAACTCTAAATTAATGGGTATTTTATGGTTACAAGGGGAAACTGATTATAAGCAAATAAATCAATACCAGTCAAGGCTTGATGCTGGATTAACAGCACTAAGAAATCAAATTAAAGAAGCTACCAATACTCCTATTATTTTAGGAATGATCACAGATAGTTCACCTGCTTATACCTCAATAAACAATATTATTGTTGATACTCCCAATAGATTACTTAATTGTGCGATTGTCACAAATGAGGGACTATCTGCGAATTCTGTAAATGATGCTATTCATTATAATGCTGTAAGTCAAAGAATATTGGGAGGTAGGTACTTCAGTAAGTATTTACAATTAACAAAAGGTTTATGTCCGAGATAG
- a CDS encoding Crp/Fnr family transcriptional regulator, translated as MTTENLLLAALPREVYEQLHKKMEPVSLPSNKILHYPGETIEEVYFPINCLISVTITMKDGSTVEAGVIGNREMVGINAFMGGTETTQTEYIVQVAGDAVKMEAQSLRKEFDQNKQLRDVMLKYTQAFIAQISQNVACNRLHTIEKRFARWLLESSDRIQSDELDLSQEFISHMLGVRRSGVTETARHVQKKGPITYSRKKIKIVDRQGLENVSCECYETLKDEYNRLLKFNLREKR; from the coding sequence ATGACTACTGAAAACCTTCTGTTAGCTGCCTTACCCCGCGAGGTGTATGAGCAGCTCCACAAAAAGATGGAACCAGTCTCGCTGCCATCAAACAAGATACTTCACTACCCAGGCGAAACAATTGAAGAGGTTTACTTTCCTATCAACTGCCTGATCTCGGTCACAATTACAATGAAAGACGGCAGCACGGTCGAAGCAGGAGTAATTGGTAACCGCGAGATGGTAGGAATCAACGCTTTCATGGGCGGGACTGAGACAACCCAGACCGAGTATATAGTACAAGTTGCCGGTGACGCGGTGAAAATGGAAGCACAGTCACTGCGAAAAGAATTCGACCAAAACAAACAGCTGCGGGATGTGATGTTGAAATACACACAGGCTTTTATCGCCCAGATTTCGCAGAACGTCGCTTGTAACCGCCTCCATACTATAGAAAAACGCTTTGCTCGCTGGCTGCTTGAGTCCAGTGACCGTATCCAATCGGATGAACTCGACCTCTCGCAGGAGTTTATCTCCCATATGCTGGGTGTGCGCCGTTCTGGCGTTACCGAGACTGCTCGCCATGTGCAAAAGAAAGGCCCCATCACATACAGCCGTAAGAAAATCAAAATCGTTGACCGACAAGGGTTGGAAAACGTTTCCTGCGAGTGTTATGAGACACTTAAAGATGAATACAACCGCTTGCTGAAGTTTAATCTCAGGGAAAAGCGATGA
- the truB gene encoding tRNA pseudouridine(55) synthase TruB, giving the protein MQGFLNLNKPFDWTSHDCVARVRKLLRLKRVGHAGTLDPAATGVLPIALGRATRLLQYLPENKAYKATIRLGVQTTTDDLQGEIISSQPCPGLNFADVKTAIAQFQGKIEQIPPIYSAIQVDGKRLYDLARRGETVEVPKRTVEIFHTEILDWREGDFPELDVAIACGSGTYIRAIARDLGATLETGGTLAALIRTASSGFNLTDSLTLTDLETQLQTGTFQPSVPDIALQHLPSVRLPAISAQKWCQGQKIPLTLDFSGITRVYDEEACLLGIGKLQEGVLIPTTVLKT; this is encoded by the coding sequence GTGCAAGGTTTTCTGAACTTAAACAAACCCTTTGACTGGACATCTCACGACTGCGTGGCGCGGGTGCGAAAACTCTTGCGCCTCAAACGTGTAGGACACGCCGGCACCTTAGACCCAGCCGCGACTGGAGTCTTACCCATCGCCCTGGGTAGAGCTACCAGATTATTACAATATCTGCCCGAAAACAAAGCCTATAAAGCCACTATCCGCTTGGGTGTGCAGACGACAACCGACGATTTGCAAGGTGAAATCATCTCATCTCAACCTTGTCCAGGATTGAATTTTGCCGACGTGAAAACTGCGATCGCACAATTTCAAGGTAAAATTGAGCAAATCCCCCCAATATACAGCGCCATTCAAGTAGATGGGAAACGCCTATATGACTTAGCACGCAGAGGCGAAACCGTGGAAGTACCTAAACGTACAGTCGAAATTTTTCACACAGAAATTTTAGATTGGCGGGAAGGCGATTTTCCCGAATTGGATGTGGCGATCGCCTGTGGAAGTGGTACATATATAAGAGCGATCGCTCGTGACTTAGGTGCAACCTTAGAAACTGGTGGTACTCTCGCCGCTTTAATCCGCACAGCCAGTAGTGGTTTTAACCTTACAGACAGTCTTACCTTAACTGACCTAGAAACACAATTACAAACAGGGACATTTCAGCCTAGTGTTCCCGATATCGCCTTGCAACATTTACCATCTGTAAGATTACCAGCCATATCTGCTCAAAAATGGTGTCAGGGGCAAAAAATACCTTTAACTCTCGATTTTTCTGGTATAACCAGAGTTTACGACGAAGAAGCTTGCTTACTGGGTATAGGAAAACTACAGGAAGGTGTGCTAATACCAACAACAGTATTGAAAACGTAA
- a CDS encoding pentapeptide repeat-containing protein, giving the protein MDANELQRLYNSGQRYFPAAKLTGAKLIAAYLPGINLWGADLSRANLAKAKLWGADLSRANLAKANLTKANLSGVKLNEANLRGAKLNFAKFYGADLSGAYYDESTRFSQGFDPKSQNMQKI; this is encoded by the coding sequence ATGGATGCTAACGAATTACAGCGACTTTATAACTCAGGACAGAGGTATTTTCCCGCCGCCAAGTTAACTGGAGCCAAGCTAATTGCCGCCTACTTACCTGGAATCAACTTATGGGGAGCAGACTTAAGTCGAGCTAACCTAGCTAAAGCCAAACTTTGGGGAGCAGACTTAAGTCGAGCTAACCTAGCCAAAGCCAACTTAACTAAAGCGAACTTGTCTGGCGTTAAATTAAATGAGGCAAATCTTCGGGGAGCAAAACTCAATTTTGCTAAATTTTATGGTGCTGATCTAAGTGGGGCTTACTACGATGAAAGCACCCGATTTTCTCAAGGTTTTGACCCCAAAAGTCAAAATATGCAGAAAATTTAA
- a CDS encoding DUF1838 domain-containing protein, with protein sequence MVAEVKELDAQQWVKTRSSLDPTKSTFLIWTGKIYSFIPGEKRKLLFKMSGVSVSRCIPTAEDSWDFTSRELTYYLHPQTGEILRHWENPWTGETVPVMHVANNPVQGQFEGKFPAQVEGDTTTFVFDIFPTYPNLLAEDPQFAEYSPYPIYQATELFKLAVPTGDLFNSELDSVSQLRLSWDRIGQWLPWMKMGDRSGYLIYSASGGKVNGFTELPQLLQDEINTRVPLYKQAPKAVLDGEDMTSWLYFQKHFPAYLAGEIFPLPEAEEL encoded by the coding sequence ATGGTTGCCGAAGTTAAAGAATTAGATGCCCAGCAATGGGTGAAAACTCGTTCTTCTCTTGATCCTACAAAATCTACATTCCTGATTTGGACAGGTAAAATTTACAGTTTTATCCCTGGTGAGAAAAGAAAACTGCTGTTTAAAATGTCGGGAGTTAGCGTGAGTAGATGCATTCCCACAGCAGAAGATAGCTGGGATTTTACTTCTAGAGAACTAACTTACTACCTTCATCCACAAACAGGCGAGATTCTGCGACACTGGGAGAACCCTTGGACAGGTGAAACAGTCCCTGTGATGCACGTTGCCAATAATCCGGTGCAGGGGCAGTTTGAAGGCAAATTTCCCGCACAAGTCGAGGGAGATACTACAACTTTTGTTTTTGATATTTTTCCCACATATCCTAATCTACTAGCAGAAGATCCCCAGTTTGCTGAATATAGCCCATATCCAATTTATCAAGCCACGGAACTATTTAAATTAGCTGTACCAACAGGAGATTTATTTAACTCAGAACTAGATTCAGTGTCTCAACTGAGACTCAGTTGGGATAGAATCGGTCAATGGTTACCCTGGATGAAAATGGGCGACCGCTCTGGTTATCTCATTTACAGTGCTTCAGGCGGTAAAGTCAATGGTTTCACAGAATTACCCCAGTTGCTTCAAGATGAAATTAATACCCGCGTTCCTCTATACAAGCAAGCCCCAAAGGCAGTTTTAGACGGGGAAGATATGACCTCTTGGCTTTACTTCCAAAAACATTTTCCAGCTTACTTGGCGGGGGAAATTTTTCCTCTTCCCGAAGCAGAGGAGCTTTAA
- a CDS encoding TonB-dependent siderophore receptor has protein sequence MNKYSFLLPVTLPTLLIALPALATDAEQVNSTIFNLSEIELPVTNAELLTQESIPIEVTPETQPEIESIPPDDADISIEVIGEKDPLPESTPVYVIDKEEIQQQGATSVADVLKRMPGFTINNVGHGADIHTGTYYRGASIEQSVFLINGRPINNNVNTYHGGTDLNSIPVEAIERVELYSGVTSALYGSSAFGGVVNIITKEGYSQPRLTSSAEFGSLNLNNQQVSYGGSVGDARYNFSFERYFIDNRYRVPVGAANRDPEGFLSNADTATSTYFGSIALDLDSKNSLNLDVKTLSSRRGLIYFGFPLQRDRLDHDGLNVGLSWKTRLGEGESSNLTTTLGYNQDYFSTYGPTAFAGQEFNRRGVLDTQQLTARVDHAWKLTPSYQLRWGLDLKNTNLNGDTFSTRPDRIVNNETENRDVLNTALFAVNTLNLSDNFQIDLGLRQSFDGEFGNYLNPSAGLRYALSPTLAMRGSWAGGQRNPGLDQLYVYDTVHGWEPNPDLIPETGSSWTAGVDIKLTNNLIGQFTYFGSSLDNRLGIIAGRWENIGLVNTNGLEAALRLQIANGWSTFLNYTYTDAQIKTGTEAGLQLGLIPYSVAQAGVGYQNLGWNANLYVTYNSGTRRALFNVPGETNRDFAPAFLNLDLSGRIPVTSNLGLTVYVENLLGEQYERVNRIYSPGLTFRVGLTSNF, from the coding sequence GTGAACAAGTATTCTTTTCTCCTACCAGTTACTTTACCGACTTTATTAATAGCTTTACCGGCACTTGCTACTGATGCAGAACAGGTAAATTCAACTATTTTTAACTTGAGTGAAATTGAGTTACCTGTGACTAATGCAGAATTATTAACTCAAGAATCTATACCGATTGAAGTAACACCAGAAACTCAGCCAGAAATAGAATCAATTCCCCCCGACGATGCAGATATTTCCATAGAAGTCATCGGTGAAAAAGACCCTTTGCCTGAGTCTACCCCTGTTTATGTGATCGATAAAGAAGAAATTCAACAACAGGGGGCGACAAGTGTAGCAGATGTATTAAAAAGAATGCCTGGTTTCACCATCAATAATGTCGGACATGGTGCAGATATTCACACAGGGACATACTATCGGGGAGCTTCAATTGAACAGTCTGTATTTTTAATTAATGGCAGACCAATTAATAATAATGTCAACACATATCATGGTGGAACAGATTTAAATAGCATTCCTGTAGAAGCGATTGAACGAGTAGAATTATATAGTGGTGTAACATCTGCTTTGTATGGTTCATCAGCCTTCGGTGGCGTGGTGAATATCATTACCAAAGAAGGTTATAGTCAACCAAGATTAACTAGTAGTGCAGAATTTGGCTCATTAAATTTAAATAATCAACAAGTAAGCTATGGTGGCTCAGTTGGTGATGCTCGGTATAATTTCAGCTTTGAAAGGTACTTTATAGATAATCGTTATCGCGTTCCTGTTGGTGCAGCCAATCGTGATCCTGAAGGATTTTTATCGAATGCAGACACAGCTACCAGTACCTACTTTGGCAGTATTGCTTTAGATTTAGATAGTAAAAACTCTTTAAATTTAGATGTAAAAACACTCAGCAGTCGTCGGGGCTTAATTTATTTCGGTTTTCCACTGCAAAGAGATAGATTAGACCATGATGGTTTAAATGTGGGTTTATCTTGGAAAACTCGCTTGGGTGAAGGCGAAAGTTCTAATCTCACAACCACACTCGGTTACAATCAAGATTACTTCAGCACTTATGGTCCGACTGCATTTGCAGGACAAGAATTTAACCGTAGAGGTGTTTTAGATACACAACAACTTACAGCTAGAGTCGATCATGCTTGGAAGTTAACGCCCAGTTATCAGTTACGCTGGGGATTAGATTTAAAGAATACCAACTTAAACGGTGATACTTTTAGTACCAGACCTGATAGAATTGTTAATAATGAGACTGAAAATAGAGACGTGTTAAATACAGCTTTATTTGCTGTGAACACTTTAAATCTGAGCGATAATTTTCAGATAGATTTAGGGCTAAGACAAAGCTTTGATGGGGAGTTTGGTAATTATCTCAACCCTAGTGCTGGCTTACGTTATGCGCTCTCACCAACATTAGCCATGCGAGGAAGTTGGGCTGGGGGACAGCGTAATCCTGGTTTAGATCAATTATATGTTTATGATACTGTTCACGGTTGGGAACCTAACCCTGATTTAATCCCAGAAACAGGTTCATCTTGGACTGCGGGAGTGGATATCAAACTGACAAATAATTTGATAGGACAGTTTACTTATTTCGGCAGTAGTTTAGATAATCGCCTGGGAATTATCGCTGGTAGATGGGAAAATATTGGGTTAGTAAATACGAATGGTTTAGAAGCCGCATTACGATTACAAATTGCCAATGGCTGGTCAACTTTTCTGAACTATACTTATACAGATGCTCAAATAAAAACAGGCACAGAAGCAGGTTTACAATTAGGTTTGATTCCTTATTCTGTGGCTCAAGCTGGTGTAGGTTATCAAAATTTAGGCTGGAACGCTAATTTGTATGTTACCTATAACAGTGGCACTCGCCGAGCCTTGTTTAATGTCCCTGGCGAAACGAATCGAGATTTTGCCCCTGCTTTCTTAAATTTAGATTTAAGTGGTCGAATTCCTGTCACCAGCAATTTGGGACTAACAGTTTATGTAGAAAATTTACTCGGCGAACAATATGAACGAGTTAATCGCATCTACAGTCCTGGCTTAACTTTTCGTGTAGGTTTAACCTCAAATTTTTAA
- a CDS encoding mobilization protein: MPTIHLVDGEKGGVGKSLLTRTMIQYCLDKRIPFVPVETDRSNPDVAGVYKGICQYAVFTEDERHADKADKIFEMALSKPVIVNLAAQSHRAVKGWIEKNLLIELGRSEGVSFCKWFVSTGGYDSLNLFTQSVNSYGVHIPHILVRNLGLCDDWEHVESDTSIQNLVRQHNIRVIDFPKLAYKERNIIDQHRLTFAEAREYKEFGMLGKQRVVQFLKLAYSSFEKVGIWYEEVK; this comes from the coding sequence ATGCCGACAATTCATTTAGTCGATGGTGAAAAAGGTGGGGTAGGAAAATCTCTGCTCACCAGAACAATGATTCAGTATTGTCTAGATAAGAGAATACCCTTCGTACCTGTAGAAACTGATCGGTCTAATCCTGATGTCGCTGGTGTATACAAAGGAATATGTCAGTATGCTGTATTTACTGAAGATGAACGCCACGCTGATAAAGCAGATAAAATCTTCGAGATGGCGCTGTCTAAGCCAGTAATTGTGAATTTGGCGGCGCAATCTCATCGAGCTGTTAAAGGCTGGATTGAGAAAAATCTGTTAATTGAATTGGGACGTTCCGAGGGAGTGAGTTTTTGCAAGTGGTTTGTGTCTACCGGAGGATATGACAGCCTGAACCTATTTACTCAGTCAGTAAATAGTTACGGTGTCCACATCCCTCACATTTTAGTCAGGAATTTAGGGCTGTGCGATGATTGGGAACACGTTGAATCTGATACTTCCATACAAAATTTAGTCAGACAACATAACATTAGGGTGATAGATTTTCCCAAATTGGCATACAAAGAAAGAAATATCATTGACCAACATCGCTTAACTTTTGCCGAAGCGCGAGAGTATAAAGAATTTGGGATGCTTGGTAAACAGCGAGTAGTACAATTTCTCAAACTTGCTTATTCTTCCTTTGAAAAAGTAGGTATCTGGTATGAAGAGGTGAAATAA
- a CDS encoding CHASE2 domain-containing serine/threonine-protein kinase: MISGILEKLRAAFAKDKTYRDTSAHKHWLQVILFTSLGVTALVWGVRELKWLQPWELKAYDQMLRSRPMEPPDPRILLVEITQEDLAPEPWPLSDATINQLLLKLQSYKPSVIGLHFNRANQENLAENLQNKQNIISTCLFSSIDRLEIPPPPNFPEDNLGFKDLIPDYESEQIIRRSLLFAHSQDSKCQTPFSFAARLAVNYLEKLGFPIEFPDQYNFSIGKTHFSTLKANSGSYKRLDAAGYQILLNYRHTQRLAHTVTLTQVLNNQLDPNLVKDKLVIIGTTAASVNPGLNTPYNAAPDQPSRTPPVLIHAQIVSQILSTVLDERPLIWYWSEGVEILWLCGWSTIGTMVGWRLRHPLLLLVGGGVSLAGLVIICTVVFFQAGWIPLIPPAIALIVSTMTTVFYTTYQQQQQTKIILLQIEQQQQAIEQLNILLKDTATTAIRDVHIHSTSTPIFPEHRTGDLLLGGRYQISKILGSGGFGQTYIAKDTQRPGNPVCVVKQLMPARRDPKFLEVARRLFHTEAEILEVLGKHQQIPELLAYFEDNQEFYLIEEYIPGHTLNEELPPVQVVQNEAFVIDMLKGVLEVLVFMHERRIIHRDIKPTNIIRCSEDHRLVLIDFGAVKLMQPPNSEQTELATVAIGTRGYTPPEQFAGHPRLSSDIYALGIIGIQAMTGIPPQELKPDPDTGNIIWRQTAEVSDELAEILDKMVRYHFSDRYQTAADVMQDLNHLINSTSSTSS; the protein is encoded by the coding sequence GTGATTAGTGGAATATTAGAAAAACTTCGAGCTGCGTTTGCTAAAGACAAGACTTACCGTGACACCTCTGCCCACAAGCACTGGTTACAAGTTATTTTGTTTACCAGCCTGGGCGTGACAGCTTTGGTATGGGGAGTTCGGGAACTAAAATGGTTACAGCCTTGGGAGTTAAAAGCTTATGACCAAATGCTGCGATCGCGTCCTATGGAACCACCTGATCCTCGGATATTATTGGTAGAAATTACTCAAGAGGATCTAGCACCAGAGCCATGGCCTTTATCAGATGCGACAATCAATCAACTGTTGCTAAAACTACAATCTTATAAACCCAGTGTGATCGGTCTTCATTTCAACCGAGCAAATCAGGAAAATTTGGCAGAAAATCTGCAAAATAAACAGAATATTATTAGCACTTGCTTATTCAGCAGTATAGACAGACTAGAAATTCCTCCACCACCTAATTTTCCTGAAGATAATTTAGGCTTTAAAGATTTAATTCCTGATTACGAGTCAGAGCAAATTATTCGCCGGAGTTTATTATTTGCCCATTCTCAAGACAGCAAATGTCAAACTCCTTTCTCATTTGCTGCTAGATTAGCGGTTAATTATTTAGAAAAATTGGGTTTTCCGATTGAATTTCCTGATCAATATAATTTCTCTATAGGTAAAACTCACTTTTCCACTCTCAAAGCTAATTCCGGTAGTTATAAAAGACTGGATGCAGCAGGATACCAAATACTATTAAATTATCGTCATACTCAGCGCCTAGCTCACACAGTCACTCTGACACAAGTTCTTAATAATCAACTAGATCCCAATTTAGTTAAAGACAAATTAGTAATTATTGGCACAACTGCTGCCAGTGTTAATCCTGGTTTAAATACACCTTATAATGCTGCCCCTGACCAACCTTCAAGAACTCCTCCTGTCTTAATTCATGCCCAGATAGTCAGTCAGATTCTTAGTACAGTTCTGGATGAACGACCTCTGATTTGGTACTGGTCTGAAGGTGTGGAAATCCTCTGGCTGTGTGGCTGGTCAACTATAGGTACTATGGTCGGGTGGCGACTGCGACATCCTTTGTTGTTGCTAGTTGGGGGCGGTGTCAGTTTGGCTGGCTTGGTGATCATCTGCACAGTAGTATTTTTCCAAGCTGGTTGGATACCTCTAATTCCCCCAGCGATCGCTTTAATTGTAAGTACTATGACTACAGTATTTTATACTACTTACCAGCAACAGCAACAAACAAAAATCATCCTGTTACAAATTGAACAACAACAGCAAGCAATTGAACAATTAAATATTCTTTTAAAAGATACTGCAACTACAGCAATTCGTGACGTACATATTCACTCTACATCCACACCCATATTCCCAGAACATAGAACTGGTGATTTGCTTTTGGGTGGACGTTACCAAATATCAAAAATTTTAGGATCTGGGGGATTTGGTCAGACTTATATAGCAAAAGATACTCAGCGACCGGGTAATCCTGTCTGTGTAGTTAAACAATTAATGCCAGCACGCCGAGATCCAAAATTTTTGGAAGTTGCCCGCAGGTTATTTCATACTGAAGCGGAAATTTTAGAAGTGTTGGGAAAACATCAGCAAATTCCGGAACTCCTAGCTTACTTTGAAGATAATCAAGAATTTTATTTAATCGAAGAATACATTCCTGGGCATACCCTGAATGAGGAATTACCACCTGTGCAGGTTGTACAGAATGAAGCTTTTGTGATTGATATGCTCAAGGGGGTTCTAGAAGTATTAGTATTTATGCATGAGCGGCGGATAATTCATCGAGATATTAAACCAACTAATATTATTAGATGCTCTGAAGATCATCGACTGGTGTTAATTGACTTTGGTGCAGTCAAGTTGATGCAACCCCCAAATAGCGAGCAAACAGAGTTAGCAACTGTTGCCATTGGGACACGGGGTTATACCCCACCAGAGCAATTTGCAGGTCATCCCCGCTTATCTAGTGATATTTACGCTTTGGGAATTATAGGTATTCAAGCTATGACTGGAATCCCACCCCAAGAACTTAAACCAGATCCAGATACAGGTAATATTATCTGGCGACAAACAGCCGAAGTTAGCGACGAATTAGCAGAAATATTAGATAAAATGGTACGCTATCATTTTAGCGATCGCTATCAAACCGCAGCCGATGTCATGCAAGATTTAAATCACCTGATTAATTCCACATCTTCCACCTCTAGTTGA
- a CDS encoding VOC family protein, with product MTDEKETAIAGIYEVCIGVPDPIFAIQYWEQFGYRIGQVGELAADAAYQLYGVNSSVRSIRLNHQNADHGLIRLMVWQKPTNQGLGLESMKVKGNRWATTLTADILTILNHAEDAKAGRWAIRYTNPHWEVIYNKERKSRPFTDAAVGVREMLLLQPLTRQVLFQRFGYTLPDYGQINHNAAFKTSQCTHMGLIVQDDSKQILKFYEEVLGLLRVRDDVETSYESSPAGREMFDLKPGEKFIVTAFDDPRSSKTDLMAARSGRLYIIRFPEAMNLESRFESSQPGCLGISLYTYRARDIQEYCDRIQASSVMKYTNIIENEFREKSFSFVAPDGYFWNLLER from the coding sequence ATGACTGATGAGAAAGAAACTGCAATTGCAGGTATATATGAAGTATGTATTGGCGTTCCAGATCCAATTTTTGCCATTCAATATTGGGAGCAATTTGGCTACCGCATCGGACAAGTCGGTGAATTAGCCGCAGATGCAGCTTATCAATTATATGGAGTTAATTCTTCTGTACGTTCCATTCGCCTGAATCACCAAAATGCAGATCATGGTTTAATTAGGTTGATGGTTTGGCAAAAGCCCACGAATCAGGGATTGGGGTTAGAGTCGATGAAGGTGAAGGGGAATCGCTGGGCGACAACTTTAACTGCTGATATTTTAACTATTTTAAATCATGCAGAGGATGCAAAGGCCGGACGTTGGGCGATTAGATATACCAATCCGCACTGGGAAGTCATCTACAACAAAGAGCGAAAAAGCCGACCGTTTACAGACGCTGCGGTGGGAGTGCGAGAAATGTTATTATTGCAACCCTTAACTCGACAAGTTTTATTTCAAAGGTTTGGCTATACATTGCCAGATTACGGACAAATTAATCATAATGCTGCTTTCAAAACTAGCCAGTGTACTCACATGGGTCTGATTGTGCAGGATGATAGCAAACAAATTCTGAAATTTTATGAAGAAGTTTTAGGCTTGCTGCGTGTCCGGGATGATGTGGAAACTAGCTATGAATCTTCACCAGCCGGACGAGAAATGTTTGACCTCAAACCGGGTGAAAAGTTTATTGTCACAGCCTTTGACGACCCTCGTTCCTCCAAGACTGACTTAATGGCGGCGCGCAGTGGTAGACTTTACATCATTCGATTTCCAGAAGCGATGAATTTAGAATCTCGCTTTGAGTCATCACAACCGGGTTGCTTAGGAATTTCACTGTATACATATCGTGCGCGTGATATCCAAGAGTATTGCGATCGCATTCAAGCCAGTTCAGTCATGAAGTATACTAACATCATCGAAAATGAGTTTAGAGAAAAAAGTTTTTCCTTTGTTGCACCAGATGGCTACTTCTGGAATTTGCTAGAACGTTGA